One region of Pyramidobacter sp. YE332 genomic DNA includes:
- a CDS encoding sugar ABC transporter substrate-binding protein, with amino-acid sequence MSRRVGILFGDQDNPFWQEQIRWYRMFLPEFPFETQIFFPDPPRDANAQARLCATLMGRGFDALIVNPLDGAALATAAAEAGDTPLFDVGPKSDPVLASRVACYRPLTVCDFEEQGRLCARELTRAAKKRRRFACVSGPAAARQSAGRVAGALAEARAGGAEEVRVEQSDFTRAGGRAAMERLLPWQPDAVFCANDLMALGACDVLAPRGLELPVGGVDLIPEALRAVADGRMTASVGPLGREIVRGVLEAVRSYFETGCIPSGFIAKNHLVTRTSLLPEQQTS; translated from the coding sequence GTGTCCCGCCGCGTCGGCATCCTCTTCGGCGATCAGGACAATCCCTTCTGGCAGGAACAGATTCGTTGGTATCGGATGTTTCTGCCCGAATTTCCCTTCGAAACGCAGATTTTCTTTCCCGATCCGCCGCGCGACGCGAACGCGCAGGCGCGCCTGTGCGCAACTTTGATGGGACGCGGTTTCGACGCGCTGATCGTCAATCCTCTTGACGGCGCGGCGCTGGCAACCGCGGCGGCGGAAGCCGGCGACACGCCGCTGTTCGACGTCGGGCCGAAGAGCGACCCCGTCCTGGCGTCGCGCGTCGCCTGTTATCGGCCCCTGACCGTCTGCGACTTCGAGGAACAGGGACGGCTCTGCGCGCGCGAACTGACGCGCGCCGCAAAAAAACGGCGGCGCTTTGCCTGCGTGTCCGGTCCCGCCGCGGCGCGTCAGAGTGCCGGCCGCGTCGCCGGAGCGCTGGCCGAAGCGCGAGCCGGAGGAGCTGAAGAGGTGCGCGTGGAGCAAAGCGATTTTACCCGCGCCGGCGGACGCGCCGCGATGGAGCGCCTGCTGCCGTGGCAGCCGGACGCCGTGTTCTGCGCCAACGACCTGATGGCGCTCGGCGCCTGTGACGTTTTGGCGCCGCGCGGGCTGGAACTTCCCGTCGGCGGCGTCGATCTGATCCCCGAAGCGCTCCGCGCCGTCGCGGACGGGCGCATGACCGCCAGCGTCGGGCCGCTGGGACGCGAGATCGTCCGCGGCGTGCTGGAAGCGGTGCGGTCATATTTTGAAACTGGATGCATCCCGTCGGGTTTCATTGCCAAAAATCATCTGGTCACGCGGACTTCGTTGTTGCCCGAGCAGCAGACAAGCTGA
- a CDS encoding amidase family protein: MEPFDFMEATVAKVHAAYLDDSLTCRALCEYYLKRIEQLEPRINSIICVNPKALEEADRFDAYVKERRRLCGALHGIPVMLKDNFNTTDMPTTAGSVALKGWVPQKDALVTKRLRESGALILAKTNLHEFAIWGETVSSILGQSVNPYDPTRTPGGSSGGTGATIAANIGIVGLGTDTINSVRSPASANSLVGIRPTIGLVSRAGIVPYSLTQDTAGPICRTVEDAARCLSVIAGYDPDDAETAWGVGHVVEDYTKYLDENALPGKRIGVLESLFGKEAVNRSTNAVMSEAMKVFEANGATLVPVRDDIDQSWLTSETSVHLDDFRRDLDSYLRELPADWPVHSMKEILDKGLFHPFSESNMRDAMKLEVGTPRYLEKMYNKIGLRTRVLKIMADLRLDAMIYPHQQQLVCKCGASQRQRNGVLCSSTGFPSVCVPAGFAPDENAPVGVPVGMEIIGRPWSEALLIAIAYAFEQHSHFRKPPAL, translated from the coding sequence ATGGAACCTTTCGATTTTATGGAAGCGACCGTCGCCAAAGTCCACGCCGCCTATTTGGACGATTCGCTGACCTGCCGCGCGCTGTGTGAATATTATCTGAAGCGCATTGAACAGCTGGAGCCGCGGATCAATTCCATCATCTGCGTCAATCCCAAGGCGCTGGAAGAAGCCGACCGCTTCGACGCGTATGTAAAAGAAAGACGCCGGCTTTGCGGAGCGCTTCATGGCATCCCCGTGATGCTGAAAGACAACTTCAACACGACCGACATGCCCACGACGGCGGGAAGCGTCGCGCTGAAGGGCTGGGTGCCGCAAAAAGACGCCCTCGTCACCAAAAGGCTGCGCGAAAGCGGCGCGCTGATCCTCGCCAAGACCAACTTGCACGAGTTCGCCATCTGGGGCGAAACGGTCAGCTCCATCCTCGGCCAGTCGGTCAATCCGTACGATCCGACACGCACGCCCGGCGGCTCTTCCGGCGGTACCGGCGCGACGATCGCCGCCAACATCGGCATCGTCGGCCTGGGCACCGACACGATCAACTCGGTGCGTTCGCCCGCCTCGGCCAACAGCCTTGTAGGCATCCGTCCCACGATCGGCCTGGTTTCGCGGGCCGGCATCGTGCCTTACTCGCTGACGCAGGACACGGCCGGACCGATCTGCCGCACCGTGGAGGACGCGGCGCGGTGCCTCAGCGTCATCGCCGGCTACGACCCCGACGACGCGGAAACGGCGTGGGGCGTCGGCCACGTCGTGGAAGACTACACCAAGTATCTCGACGAAAACGCGCTGCCGGGCAAACGTATCGGCGTGTTGGAAAGTCTTTTCGGCAAGGAAGCCGTCAACCGCTCCACCAACGCCGTCATGAGCGAAGCGATGAAGGTATTCGAGGCCAACGGAGCCACGCTGGTTCCCGTCAGGGACGACATCGACCAGTCATGGCTGACCAGCGAGACGTCCGTCCACCTCGACGATTTTCGCCGCGATCTGGACAGCTATCTCAGGGAACTGCCCGCCGACTGGCCCGTTCACAGCATGAAGGAAATCCTCGACAAAGGGCTGTTCCACCCTTTCTCGGAAAGCAACATGCGTGACGCGATGAAACTCGAAGTCGGTACTCCGCGTTACCTTGAAAAGATGTACAACAAGATCGGGCTCCGCACTCGCGTGCTGAAGATCATGGCCGATCTGCGGCTTGACGCGATGATCTACCCCCACCAGCAGCAGCTGGTCTGCAAATGCGGCGCCAGCCAGCGGCAGCGCAACGGCGTGCTCTGCTCGTCCACGGGGTTCCCTTCGGTCTGCGTGCCGGCGGGATTCGCTCCCGACGAAAACGCGCCGGTCGGCGTTCCCGTCGGCATGGAGATCATCGGCCGCCCATGGAGCGAAGCTCTGCTCATCGCCATCGCCTATGCCTTCGAACAGCATTCGCATTTCCGCAAGCCGCCGGCATTGTAA
- a CDS encoding amidohydrolase family protein — protein sequence MYYSNNVHFMSEQLATVRNSAIKDTIGDIPKSGRLVLKDGYVVDPKNRIQDIRDIVIEGGEVVNINVDIPVEKGDMVLDCEGLLVVPGLIDMHVHLGDLFEVSTAPIFNAACDGVAIGLSPGAGNTSMSPSLLGAEIDRGLPMNLGLYLGGANVAGTMMSTEDLIRYFKGECDEATVYSKFTRNAVSGTTGNLVMGIKDHMGHFIMSDENIDKLFEVTSQAHMIYMSHTQDPEHTLRMVKLSKGRPLHLGHASAPGCGTHMDGKEAMDIIVGLIKENEHVSGEFVTSMMRPSRGHREGLLIQPQAQKVCYEALEKGIVKILISDGQGDGSMKGFGDTRDDVPAILELAEMGVLSLMDSVATMTANPADQIAKLTANPWWNTKIGNLGVGALANVTVISRENKLPVYTIVNGTITSFEHRIVRRGNGAGGWMTKFGMLRNTGVGDMCLLKGYGK from the coding sequence ATGTACTATAGCAATAATGTCCACTTTATGTCGGAGCAGCTTGCTACGGTGCGCAATTCGGCTATTAAGGATACGATTGGTGATATTCCAAAAAGCGGTCGCCTTGTGCTCAAAGATGGCTATGTGGTCGATCCCAAGAACAGAATCCAAGATATTCGTGATATTGTCATTGAGGGTGGAGAGGTTGTCAACATCAACGTAGATATTCCAGTCGAAAAAGGGGATATGGTACTTGACTGCGAAGGCTTGTTAGTCGTTCCTGGTTTGATCGATATGCATGTCCACCTTGGAGACTTGTTCGAAGTCTCAACCGCACCTATCTTTAATGCGGCCTGTGATGGCGTTGCTATCGGCCTTTCGCCGGGAGCCGGAAACACTTCGATGTCGCCGTCTCTACTCGGTGCTGAGATCGACAGAGGTCTTCCGATGAACCTTGGGCTCTATCTTGGAGGTGCGAACGTCGCTGGAACCATGATGTCTACGGAAGATTTGATCCGTTATTTTAAGGGTGAGTGCGATGAGGCAACTGTTTACAGTAAGTTCACCCGTAATGCCGTCTCAGGGACGACAGGCAATCTGGTCATGGGCATCAAAGATCATATGGGACACTTCATTATGTCTGACGAAAACATCGACAAGCTCTTTGAAGTCACTTCTCAGGCGCACATGATCTACATGTCTCACACTCAAGATCCTGAACATACTCTGCGCATGGTCAAGTTGTCCAAGGGACGCCCGCTTCATCTCGGGCACGCCAGCGCCCCCGGCTGTGGTACGCATATGGATGGAAAGGAAGCTATGGACATTATTGTCGGCCTCATCAAAGAGAATGAACATGTTTCCGGCGAATTCGTCACTTCCATGATGCGCCCGTCACGTGGTCATCGTGAAGGCTTGCTTATCCAACCCCAAGCTCAAAAAGTCTGTTATGAAGCTCTTGAGAAGGGTATCGTGAAAATTTTGATCTCCGATGGACAAGGCGATGGTTCTATGAAGGGATTCGGCGATACTCGCGACGATGTGCCAGCTATCCTTGAACTCGCAGAGATGGGCGTCCTTTCCCTTATGGATTCTGTTGCAACCATGACAGCCAATCCGGCCGACCAGATTGCCAAATTGACCGCCAATCCGTGGTGGAACACAAAGATCGGCAATCTTGGCGTTGGTGCGTTAGCGAACGTTACCGTCATTAGCAGAGAAAACAAACTTCCCGTGTACACGATCGTCAATGGAACTATCACTTCCTTTGAACATCGTATCGTGCGCCGCGGTAACGGAGCCGGCGGCTGGATGACTAAGTTCGGCATGCTGCGCAACACAGGCGTAGGCGATATGTGCCTCCTCAAGGGATACGGCAAGTGA
- a CDS encoding HutP family protein, translated as MVTWENFMIPDNETDLCRLVILLAMTPNQDVEKEIITQYQKLGLRSAATMISGFGIDSQTSIVRSVVNLCLNTNVIERKRSHVHPVCHCVLETAQSTRASDAIGQNFCFKAAVVRRREEFTLCFYGNLAMHELSGHKSIGVGYQILGN; from the coding sequence ATGGTAACGTGGGAGAATTTCATGATCCCCGACAACGAAACCGATCTTTGCCGTTTGGTGATTCTCCTTGCCATGACGCCGAATCAGGACGTCGAGAAGGAAATCATCACGCAGTATCAAAAACTTGGCCTGCGCAGCGCCGCGACGATGATTTCGGGGTTCGGCATCGACAGCCAGACGAGCATCGTGCGAAGCGTGGTCAATCTCTGTCTGAATACGAACGTGATCGAACGCAAGAGGTCCCATGTTCATCCGGTCTGCCACTGCGTCCTCGAAACGGCGCAGAGTACCCGCGCTTCCGACGCCATCGGCCAGAACTTCTGTTTCAAAGCGGCCGTCGTGCGGCGCAGGGAAGAGTTCACGCTGTGCTTCTACGGAAACCTGGCCATGCATGAGCTGTCGGGACACAAATCCATCGGCGTCGGCTATCAGATTCTCGGCAATTGA
- a CDS encoding NAD(P)/FAD-dependent oxidoreductase: MSEKKEAVRAAKLLIVGGGPGGRVSYITARRFGVEPAVMVMNEEPTVICSLPYGVGRRLIPDGPEATVVDLSREKRLPPNAAKDVVFGSVTTIDAAAKTATVAGPAGETQIAYENLILAPGAVPWLPPAEGILKEKGGASGLMVAVGDRLVERSFLADGVYVLRGAQDARALDELAARVQKVAVVGTGAVGLEIIEALSDRGVGVVAVEALPHAVSALDADMAAAVERRLRERGVELHLNDAVLSWTPGTLTLRSGELAADAVVFASGVRPRLDLARAMGLKIERGIVVDAAQRTSLPSVWAVGDAAQVADAASGRSVLPLIGTLAMRQAMTAVMDIAGLPAQLPPATLWGVSEIFGLHWGAVGWSEEAARRAGFNVIPLSLPVRSRDPFMPSGKDAVWKVVLSTGEDEGFKPGQILGFQIVSAGDSPVHLAERFVDIVARRETVQDLFGHYFIHSPAHNSVDDPFLALIALAMEKMPRR; this comes from the coding sequence ATGTCTGAGAAAAAAGAAGCCGTGCGCGCAGCAAAACTCTTGATCGTCGGGGGAGGTCCCGGCGGCCGCGTGTCGTACATCACAGCCCGCCGTTTCGGCGTGGAACCGGCCGTCATGGTGATGAACGAAGAACCCACCGTCATCTGCAGCCTGCCCTACGGCGTGGGACGCCGCCTGATCCCCGACGGCCCCGAAGCGACGGTCGTCGATCTGTCGCGCGAGAAACGCCTGCCGCCCAACGCCGCGAAAGACGTCGTTTTCGGCTCCGTGACGACAATCGACGCGGCGGCGAAGACCGCGACGGTCGCAGGCCCCGCGGGCGAGACGCAGATCGCCTACGAGAACCTGATCCTCGCTCCCGGCGCCGTCCCCTGGCTGCCGCCGGCGGAAGGGATCTTAAAAGAAAAGGGGGGCGCTTCCGGCCTGATGGTCGCCGTCGGCGACCGGCTCGTCGAGCGTTCGTTCCTCGCCGACGGCGTTTACGTCCTCAGAGGCGCTCAGGACGCTCGCGCTTTGGACGAACTGGCCGCGCGCGTCCAAAAAGTGGCCGTCGTCGGCACGGGAGCCGTCGGCCTGGAGATCATCGAAGCCCTTTCCGACCGCGGCGTCGGCGTCGTCGCCGTAGAAGCTCTGCCGCACGCCGTTTCGGCGCTGGACGCCGACATGGCCGCGGCGGTAGAACGCCGCCTGCGCGAACGGGGCGTCGAACTCCATCTGAACGACGCCGTGCTGAGCTGGACGCCCGGCACGCTGACGCTGCGCAGCGGAGAACTCGCCGCCGACGCGGTCGTCTTCGCTTCGGGCGTGCGCCCGCGCCTCGATTTGGCGCGCGCCATGGGGCTGAAAATCGAGCGCGGCATCGTCGTCGACGCCGCGCAGCGCACCTCGCTGCCTTCGGTATGGGCCGTGGGAGACGCCGCGCAGGTCGCCGACGCGGCGTCGGGGCGCTCCGTTCTGCCGCTGATCGGCACGCTGGCGATGCGCCAGGCCATGACGGCCGTTATGGACATCGCCGGACTGCCCGCGCAGCTTCCGCCTGCGACGCTCTGGGGCGTGAGCGAGATCTTCGGCCTGCACTGGGGCGCCGTGGGCTGGAGCGAAGAAGCGGCCCGCCGCGCCGGATTCAATGTGATCCCGCTTTCCCTGCCGGTGCGCAGCCGAGATCCCTTCATGCCCTCGGGCAAGGACGCCGTTTGGAAGGTCGTTCTCTCCACGGGCGAAGACGAGGGATTCAAGCCCGGCCAGATCCTCGGCTTCCAGATCGTCTCGGCAGGCGACAGCCCCGTCCACCTCGCCGAACGCTTCGTGGACATCGTCGCGCGGCGCGAGACCGTACAGGACCTTTTCGGACATTATTTCATCCACTCCCCCGCGCATAACTCCGTGGACGACCCCTTCCTCGCCCTCATCGCTCTGGCGATGGAGAAAATGCCGCGCCGCTGA
- a CDS encoding ABC transporter permease: MRILARAKEIYAYREMVYNLVRRDLHGRYKRSFFGFAWTFLNPLLQLIVYTIVFSTIMRAGIDKFYLFLFVALIPWTFFSASLTGGCGSVLAQGGMVKKIYFPREVLPIAFVTTSFVNMLYCFVVVFAVVAVSGVGFNLRALLCLPFVMLVEYVICLGVALLTSAVTVYCRDLEYMLGIVSMLWMYLTPVLYPISMVPRRYLPLFMLNPMTPVITAYRDILYAAKAPELSTLLHSLAMGVLVLGVGWYVFEKLQRGFAEEL, translated from the coding sequence TTGAGAATCCTAGCCAGAGCCAAAGAGATCTACGCTTACCGCGAGATGGTCTACAACCTCGTGCGGCGGGATCTTCACGGACGCTACAAACGTTCTTTCTTCGGTTTTGCCTGGACGTTTTTGAATCCTCTTTTACAGCTCATCGTCTATACGATCGTCTTTTCAACCATCATGCGCGCGGGGATCGACAAGTTTTATTTATTCCTTTTCGTCGCCCTGATCCCGTGGACTTTCTTCAGCGCCTCGCTCACCGGCGGCTGCGGTTCCGTCCTGGCCCAGGGCGGCATGGTCAAGAAAATCTACTTCCCGCGCGAAGTCCTGCCCATCGCCTTTGTCACGACAAGCTTCGTCAACATGCTCTACTGTTTCGTCGTCGTGTTTGCCGTCGTCGCCGTATCGGGCGTCGGCTTCAACCTGCGCGCGCTCCTGTGCCTCCCGTTCGTCATGCTCGTCGAGTACGTCATCTGCCTGGGCGTCGCCCTGCTGACGTCGGCCGTCACCGTTTACTGCCGCGACCTGGAGTACATGCTCGGCATCGTTTCCATGCTGTGGATGTACCTCACTCCGGTCCTCTACCCGATCTCCATGGTGCCGCGGCGGTACCTGCCGCTTTTCATGCTCAACCCGATGACTCCGGTCATCACGGCCTATCGCGACATCCTTTACGCCGCCAAAGCGCCGGAACTCTCCACGCTGCTGCACTCGCTCGCGATGGGCGTTCTCGTTTTGGGCGTCGGCTGGTACGTCTTTGAAAAACTGCAGCGCGGTTTTGCGGAGGAACTGTAA
- a CDS encoding ABC transporter ATP-binding protein, with product MKAIQVHDVAKRFKIYYDRNRTLKERLLFRKRNRYDERWVLKDVSFDIEQGEAVGLVGENGCGKSTTLKLLSRILFPDRGTIAVNGRVSCLIELGAGFHPDMNGIENIYLNAAMFGVGRKETGKRLDRIIAFSELEPFIENPIRTYSSGMYMRLAFSVAINVDADVLLIDEILAVGDMNFQEKCLARLREIKERGATIVIVSHSLGQIEAFCDRSIWIDGGRVQADGTPAETHARYAAFMNGKKAQP from the coding sequence ATGAAAGCCATTCAGGTCCATGACGTCGCCAAACGATTCAAGATCTATTACGACCGAAATCGAACGTTGAAAGAACGCCTGCTCTTTCGCAAAAGGAACCGCTACGACGAGCGCTGGGTCCTCAAAGACGTTTCGTTCGACATCGAGCAGGGGGAAGCCGTCGGCCTCGTCGGCGAAAACGGCTGCGGCAAAAGCACCACGCTCAAGCTGCTCTCCCGCATCCTCTTTCCCGACCGCGGCACGATCGCCGTCAACGGCCGCGTCTCCTGCCTGATCGAGCTGGGCGCCGGCTTTCATCCCGACATGAACGGCATCGAGAACATCTACCTCAACGCCGCCATGTTCGGCGTCGGCCGCAAGGAAACCGGCAAACGCCTCGACCGGATCATCGCCTTTTCGGAACTGGAACCCTTCATCGAAAACCCCATACGCACCTATTCTTCGGGCATGTACATGCGCCTCGCCTTTTCCGTGGCGATCAACGTCGATGCCGACGTGCTGTTGATCGACGAGATCCTTGCCGTCGGCGACATGAACTTTCAGGAGAAATGTCTCGCCCGCCTGCGCGAGATCAAGGAGCGCGGCGCCACCATCGTCATCGTCTCCCACTCGCTGGGACAGATCGAAGCCTTCTGCGACCGCTCCATCTGGATTGACGGCGGACGCGTCCAGGCCGACGGCACCCCCGCGGAGACCCACGCCCGGTACGCCGCGTTCATGAACGGAAAGAAGGCTCAGCCATGA
- a CDS encoding glycosyltransferase, translating into MIPALLGMKNAMGEMRARPLRILQVVDKLTPDSGVAGVVLRYHDAIDKKRIVFDFLAHEEPDLWIRRRLEKDGSKIFVAPPLRLAALVPYLRFLRRFYAEHPEYAIVHGHLPNAAPFYLGMARAAGVPVRIVHCHNTRSGDTVPKRIRNSLLFKLIPLCANVRCACSEAAARFLFGARNGRVKRPYHLVRNALPLGPYRFRPEVRERARGELGLGTDCLVVGHIGRMCPQKNQAFLLKIFAAFYAKHKNAVLMLIGDGELHETLRRQARELVPEGAVLWLGVRNDVPALLQAMDVFVLPSLYEGLPLAALEAQASGLPCLLSANITEEARIVPGLAQYISLQETPAEWAALIQPRHERTSDTGRFFAAAGYDISTEAAKLATLYEKLHEEHCRQRPAEEP; encoded by the coding sequence ATGATTCCCGCTTTATTGGGTATGAAAAACGCCATGGGAGAAATGCGCGCGCGGCCGCTGCGGATCCTTCAGGTCGTCGACAAGCTCACGCCCGACAGCGGCGTTGCCGGCGTTGTCCTGCGCTATCACGACGCAATAGACAAAAAACGAATCGTCTTCGATTTTCTCGCGCATGAAGAGCCCGACCTCTGGATCAGACGCAGACTCGAAAAAGACGGCTCGAAGATCTTTGTCGCCCCGCCGCTGCGTCTCGCCGCGCTTGTTCCCTATCTTCGCTTCCTGAGACGCTTCTACGCGGAGCATCCCGAGTACGCGATCGTCCACGGTCACCTGCCCAACGCCGCGCCGTTTTATCTGGGCATGGCCCGGGCGGCCGGCGTGCCCGTGCGCATCGTTCACTGCCACAACACCCGCAGCGGCGACACCGTCCCGAAGAGGATCAGGAACAGCCTGCTCTTCAAGCTGATCCCCTTGTGCGCCAACGTGCGCTGCGCCTGCTCGGAGGCCGCGGCCAGGTTCCTTTTCGGCGCGCGCAACGGGCGCGTCAAACGTCCTTATCATTTGGTCCGCAACGCTTTGCCGCTGGGACCGTACCGTTTCCGCCCCGAGGTGCGGGAACGGGCCCGCGGCGAACTTGGCCTCGGTACGGACTGCCTTGTGGTCGGCCACATCGGCCGCATGTGCCCGCAAAAAAATCAGGCCTTTCTGCTGAAAATCTTTGCCGCGTTTTACGCCAAACACAAGAACGCCGTGTTGATGCTGATCGGCGACGGCGAACTGCATGAAACCCTTCGCCGCCAGGCCCGCGAACTCGTCCCCGAAGGAGCCGTCCTCTGGCTGGGCGTGCGAAACGACGTCCCCGCGCTCCTTCAGGCGATGGACGTTTTCGTCCTGCCCTCGCTTTACGAAGGTTTGCCCCTTGCCGCGCTCGAGGCTCAGGCGTCGGGCTTGCCCTGTCTTTTGTCGGCGAACATCACAGAAGAAGCCCGCATCGTCCCCGGCTTGGCGCAGTATATCAGCCTGCAAGAAACGCCCGCCGAGTGGGCCGCCCTGATCCAGCCCCGGCACGAAAGAACGTCCGACACCGGACGCTTCTTTGCCGCCGCCGGCTACGACATTTCCACTGAAGCGGCAAAACTAGCAACACTGTACGAAAAACTTCACGAAGAACATTGCCGGCAACGCCCGGCGGAGGAGCCTTGA